A single genomic interval of uncultured Desulfobacter sp. harbors:
- the pta gene encoding phosphate acetyltransferase codes for MSSGLYITATQAGAGKSAIALGVMEMLFRKLDCVGFFRPIITQDPGDAWDADIELMSGQYNLDRPYTTMYGVTQNEADQLLSHGKKDELLEKIIEKYNIAKEICSFILCEGTDFVSSTTGVEFDINATIIQNLNCPVLLVADAHNKSMKDAATLTSMTLDSLRSKGCHILGTIINRVDPADHSGIIDHFKKTGLFPDQLIYAIPEEETLANPTIAEVANALGAKVLIGNNQIYRHVRGFTVAAMQLTNLLSRIEHGTLIITPGDRADVIVGCMAALSSDSVENASGIILTGGLVPDGPVWELIKGIPDAVPVLSVTENTFPTALAVEKIKSSISPYDDRKITRTLALFEQHVDIERMMDKVITTDSTIMTPKMFEYELIRKARMFKKRIVLPEGDEERILRAVETILRRGIVDITLLGDEKKIRHKIGKLGLRMDGFEIINPEKSELLETYARVYCELRKHKGMTIENARDRVTDVNYFGTMMVHMGDVDGMVSGSVHSTAATIIPSFEIIKAKNPQTPVSGLFFMCLPHRVLAYGDCAINPDPNAEQLAEIAITSAETVKMFDIEPRIAMLSYSTGTSGKGKDVDKVREATRIVQQKRPDLLIEGPIQYDAAIEPDVAKTKMPDSPVAGKATVFIFPDLNTGNNTYKAVQRSSNAVAIGPTLQGLNKPVNDLSRGCLVTDIINTVAITAIQAAEQDWKRNKG; via the coding sequence ATGTCAAGCGGTTTATATATCACCGCCACCCAGGCGGGCGCCGGCAAATCAGCCATTGCGTTAGGCGTAATGGAAATGCTTTTTCGCAAACTGGACTGCGTGGGTTTTTTTAGACCTATCATCACCCAGGATCCTGGAGATGCCTGGGATGCGGATATTGAACTAATGTCCGGTCAGTACAACCTTGACCGGCCCTATACCACCATGTACGGCGTCACCCAGAACGAAGCGGATCAGCTGTTAAGTCATGGGAAGAAAGATGAGCTGCTTGAAAAAATTATCGAAAAATACAATATAGCCAAGGAAATATGCAGCTTCATCCTTTGCGAGGGGACAGATTTCGTTTCCTCCACCACCGGCGTAGAATTCGACATCAATGCCACCATTATACAAAACCTGAACTGCCCCGTGCTCCTGGTGGCTGATGCCCACAACAAATCCATGAAAGACGCAGCCACGCTTACCAGTATGACCCTAGACTCTCTGAGAAGCAAGGGGTGCCATATACTGGGCACCATTATAAACCGTGTGGATCCTGCCGACCATTCCGGCATCATTGATCATTTCAAAAAAACCGGATTGTTTCCTGATCAACTGATATATGCGATTCCCGAAGAAGAGACACTGGCCAACCCAACCATTGCAGAAGTTGCAAATGCACTGGGCGCAAAAGTACTTATTGGAAACAACCAGATCTATCGCCATGTCCGAGGATTTACCGTTGCAGCCATGCAGTTGACCAACCTGTTAAGCAGAATTGAGCACGGCACCCTGATTATTACCCCGGGAGACCGGGCCGATGTAATTGTGGGGTGCATGGCAGCCCTGTCTTCGGACTCCGTCGAAAATGCTTCCGGCATCATCTTGACCGGAGGCCTTGTACCTGACGGTCCGGTATGGGAACTTATCAAGGGCATACCTGATGCCGTACCCGTGCTCAGCGTCACCGAAAACACCTTCCCCACCGCCCTGGCCGTGGAAAAAATCAAGAGTTCCATTTCCCCGTATGATGACAGAAAAATCACCCGGACTCTGGCGTTATTTGAACAGCATGTGGACATCGAACGGATGATGGATAAAGTTATCACCACGGACTCCACCATCATGACACCGAAAATGTTCGAATACGAACTTATACGCAAAGCCCGGATGTTCAAAAAACGGATTGTTCTGCCCGAAGGAGACGAAGAGCGCATATTGCGCGCCGTGGAAACCATTCTGCGGCGGGGAATTGTTGACATCACCCTTCTTGGTGATGAAAAAAAGATCCGTCACAAAATCGGAAAGCTTGGCCTGCGCATGGATGGATTTGAAATCATCAACCCCGAGAAATCTGAACTGCTCGAGACCTATGCCCGGGTTTATTGCGAATTAAGAAAACACAAGGGCATGACCATTGAAAATGCCCGGGACCGGGTGACGGACGTCAACTATTTCGGCACCATGATGGTACACATGGGTGATGTGGACGGCATGGTATCAGGTTCCGTCCACAGTACAGCCGCCACCATTATCCCCTCATTTGAAATCATCAAAGCCAAAAACCCACAGACCCCGGTATCCGGACTGTTTTTCATGTGTCTGCCACACAGAGTCCTGGCCTACGGCGACTGCGCCATAAATCCGGACCCCAATGCGGAACAACTTGCAGAGATAGCCATCACCTCAGCGGAAACCGTAAAAATGTTCGACATCGAACCAAGAATCGCGATGCTGTCATATTCCACGGGCACTTCGGGCAAAGGCAAGGATGTTGACAAGGTCAGAGAAGCCACCAGGATTGTCCAGCAAAAGCGTCCGGACTTGCTCATTGAAGGCCCTATCCAGTATGATGCAGCCATAGAACCGGATGTCGCAAAGACCAAAATGCCGGATTCTCCTGTGGCCGGCAAAGCCACGGTTTTTATTTTTCCTGATCTCAATACAGGAAACAATACTTACAAGGCTGTGCAGCGCTCCTCGAACGCCGTAGCCATTGGTCCGACCCTGCAGGGTCTAAACAAGCCGGTTAATGACCTAAGCCGGGGATGTCTTGTGACGGACATTATCAACACAGTGGCTATCACAGCCATCCAGGCTGCCGAGCAGGATTGGAAACGTAACAAGGGTTAA
- the pheT gene encoding phenylalanine--tRNA ligase subunit beta, whose protein sequence is MKVSLSWLREYIPIDLDPQEISDRLTMAGLEVDGLESLYDYLDDVVVGRVVQAKQHPNADKLTCCVVDIGKEEPSPIVCGAPNVREGMYVACALPGAVLPGDFKIKKSKLRGEPSHGMLCSAAELMIADDASGIMDLEGEFVAGTPLESALKLADTVFEIDLTPNRPDCLSLIGVAREIGAFTQPQNKVSLPDVAFPETQMDSRDIHDFVTVEIEDPHLCPRYAAGMLFDVKVGPSPLWLKQRLEAVGLSSVNNIVDVTNFVMMETGQPLHAFDYDHIAKSKIIVRTAGKPGDAPLEFTTLDSKVHKLDPEMLMICDGKKPVGIAGVMGGENSEITDATTRVLVESAYFNPVSIRRTAKRTGIASDASHRFERGVDPEGTMFALKRAVSLMAQLCSATIATGIIDENPVKARPVTIDLSPEALNVRLGTSFSADEMAQILASVEFGVEKKVDKTDKDLLQVHVPSFRVDVARPEDLSEEVARLWGYNKIETSYPLVKAKGRPLAGRIVLRGKIRQAMTGFGFCEAINYNFIRKDACERMGIEAPDKRTRMVEILNPISDQMAVLRTSIVPGLLENMAKNNAKQVDTLQLFEIGKIFYDKAPGEQPEEVEVVGGLVTGYRSDQTWYSKKEPVDFFDLKGVVQGLLDSLQISGVLYERTDAGTCPYFEPGYGAKVVKDGLVLGTLGKIASSVGAAFGLKQDAYLFELDMDSFEKAVPQAIQAVELPKFPAISRDMTFIVSKRVEVGAMMDTISTFAQKQGLIEDYFLFDVFEGKNIGEDKKSLSFRLVYRSAAKTLTEKNIKKIHDQLSRKLIDDFNAGLPG, encoded by the coding sequence ATGAAAGTCAGTTTAAGCTGGTTGCGTGAATATATTCCCATTGATCTTGATCCCCAGGAAATATCCGACAGACTGACTATGGCCGGTCTTGAAGTGGATGGCCTGGAAAGTCTTTATGATTATCTGGACGATGTGGTTGTGGGGCGGGTTGTACAGGCTAAGCAGCATCCCAATGCTGACAAGCTTACCTGCTGTGTCGTTGATATTGGAAAAGAAGAGCCTTCTCCCATTGTCTGTGGTGCACCCAATGTCAGGGAGGGTATGTATGTTGCCTGTGCATTGCCTGGGGCCGTGCTGCCCGGGGATTTCAAAATCAAGAAAAGCAAGCTGCGGGGCGAACCATCCCATGGTATGCTGTGTTCGGCTGCGGAACTGATGATCGCCGATGACGCATCCGGTATCATGGATCTTGAAGGCGAGTTTGTTGCCGGAACTCCCCTTGAATCAGCCTTGAAACTGGCTGATACTGTTTTTGAGATTGATTTGACCCCCAATCGGCCGGACTGTCTGAGTCTTATCGGGGTGGCCAGGGAAATTGGGGCGTTTACACAACCCCAAAATAAGGTATCCCTGCCGGACGTGGCGTTTCCGGAAACCCAAATGGATTCCCGGGATATCCACGATTTTGTCACTGTGGAAATTGAAGATCCTCACTTGTGCCCGAGATATGCTGCAGGCATGCTTTTTGACGTTAAAGTCGGCCCTTCGCCGCTTTGGTTAAAGCAGCGCCTTGAAGCTGTTGGGCTTTCTTCCGTCAATAATATAGTGGATGTTACCAACTTTGTTATGATGGAAACCGGGCAGCCCTTGCATGCCTTTGATTATGACCATATCGCCAAAAGCAAAATTATTGTAAGAACAGCCGGAAAGCCAGGCGATGCACCGCTTGAATTTACAACACTTGATTCGAAAGTCCATAAACTTGACCCTGAAATGCTCATGATATGTGACGGGAAAAAGCCTGTGGGTATTGCCGGTGTCATGGGCGGCGAGAATTCCGAAATTACGGATGCGACCACCCGGGTGCTGGTGGAAAGTGCCTATTTCAATCCTGTGTCCATCCGGCGTACCGCCAAAAGGACGGGGATTGCTTCGGATGCTTCCCATCGGTTTGAGCGTGGTGTTGATCCTGAAGGCACTATGTTTGCCTTGAAGAGAGCCGTTTCATTAATGGCTCAGTTGTGTTCAGCCACCATTGCCACGGGAATTATTGATGAAAATCCCGTCAAGGCCCGGCCGGTTACCATTGACTTAAGCCCTGAGGCGTTAAATGTGCGGTTAGGGACTTCGTTTTCTGCGGATGAGATGGCGCAAATTCTGGCGTCCGTAGAATTTGGGGTAGAAAAAAAGGTCGACAAAACCGACAAGGATCTTTTGCAGGTCCATGTGCCATCTTTCAGGGTTGATGTGGCCAGACCCGAGGATCTTTCCGAGGAGGTGGCCCGGTTGTGGGGGTATAATAAAATTGAAACCAGCTATCCTTTGGTAAAAGCCAAAGGCCGGCCTCTTGCCGGGCGGATAGTGTTGCGTGGCAAAATTCGTCAGGCTATGACCGGGTTTGGGTTTTGTGAGGCTATTAATTATAATTTTATTCGTAAGGATGCCTGTGAGCGTATGGGCATTGAAGCCCCGGATAAAAGAACCCGGATGGTTGAGATTTTAAATCCCATTTCAGACCAGATGGCAGTTCTTAGGACATCCATTGTGCCTGGATTGCTGGAAAACATGGCCAAAAATAATGCCAAACAGGTGGATACGCTTCAGTTGTTTGAAATCGGTAAAATTTTTTATGATAAGGCGCCGGGGGAGCAGCCCGAGGAAGTTGAGGTGGTTGGCGGGTTGGTTACCGGGTATCGCAGTGACCAGACCTGGTATTCCAAAAAGGAACCTGTTGACTTCTTTGATCTTAAAGGTGTTGTGCAGGGGTTGCTGGATTCACTTCAAATTTCAGGTGTTCTTTATGAAAGAACTGATGCCGGGACATGTCCTTATTTTGAACCGGGATATGGTGCCAAGGTGGTTAAAGACGGCCTGGTTCTTGGTACGCTCGGTAAAATTGCATCAAGTGTGGGCGCGGCCTTTGGTTTGAAGCAGGATGCTTATCTTTTTGAGCTGGACATGGATAGTTTTGAAAAAGCGGTTCCCCAAGCTATCCAGGCGGTTGAGCTGCCAAAATTTCCCGCAATTTCCAGGGATATGACTTTTATTGTGTCAAAGCGTGTTGAGGTGGGTGCCATGATGGATACCATTTCAACGTTTGCCCAAAAGCAGGGTTTGATTGAAGACTATTTCCTTTTTGATGTATTTGAAGGCAAGAATATTGGTGAAGATAAAAAGTCACTGTCGTTTAGGCTTGTCTATCGCTCTGCTGCAAAAACCCTGACAGAAAAAAATATTAAAAAGATCCATGATCAATTATCCCGGAAACTTATTGATGATTTTAACGCCGGTCTGCCTGGATAA
- the pheS gene encoding phenylalanine--tRNA ligase subunit alpha → MQNNLQDIEKQALEQISAADSKEALESVAVHFLGRKGMLTAFLRNIPSLPVDERPAAGKNGNLLKVKLEKALKQAQSDLEAATAGSAEGIDITLPGRMVKKGALHPVTQVIDEICGIFLRLGFDIAEGPEVETDYYNFEALNIPPYHPARDMQDTFYVSENIVLRTHTSGSQPRVMEKSEPPVRIISPGKVFRCDSDLTHTPMFHQVEGLMVDKNVSFGDLKGVLTTFVQQFFDKDTSLRFRPSFFPFTEPSAEVDIRCVMCKGKGCRVCSNTGWIEILGAGMVHPAVFENIGYDTQKYTGFAFGLGMERVAMLKYGIDDIRKYFENDMRFLGQF, encoded by the coding sequence TTGCAAAACAATCTCCAAGACATTGAAAAACAGGCCCTGGAACAAATCAGCGCGGCAGATTCAAAGGAGGCTCTTGAGTCGGTTGCCGTTCATTTCCTGGGTCGTAAAGGGATGCTCACAGCTTTTTTGCGCAATATTCCATCCCTTCCGGTGGATGAACGCCCTGCTGCGGGGAAAAACGGTAATCTGCTAAAGGTAAAGCTTGAAAAAGCTTTAAAGCAGGCCCAATCTGATCTGGAAGCCGCTACTGCAGGTAGTGCTGAAGGTATTGATATTACCCTGCCCGGGCGTATGGTGAAAAAAGGTGCCCTGCACCCCGTCACCCAGGTGATAGACGAGATCTGCGGCATTTTTTTGCGCCTGGGGTTTGATATTGCCGAAGGTCCGGAAGTTGAGACCGATTATTATAACTTCGAGGCCCTCAATATTCCCCCATATCATCCGGCAAGGGATATGCAGGATACCTTTTATGTGTCTGAAAATATAGTTTTGAGAACCCATACGTCAGGTTCCCAGCCCCGGGTGATGGAAAAAAGTGAGCCACCTGTGCGCATTATTTCTCCGGGCAAGGTGTTCCGCTGTGACTCGGATTTGACCCATACCCCTATGTTTCATCAGGTGGAAGGTCTGATGGTGGACAAAAATGTCTCTTTTGGGGACCTTAAAGGGGTTCTGACCACTTTTGTTCAGCAGTTTTTTGATAAGGATACGTCGTTACGGTTCAGGCCTAGTTTTTTTCCTTTTACCGAACCCAGTGCTGAAGTGGATATTCGTTGTGTCATGTGCAAGGGCAAAGGCTGTCGGGTCTGTTCGAATACCGGATGGATCGAAATTTTAGGGGCCGGTATGGTTCATCCGGCTGTATTTGAAAATATTGGTTATGATACCCAGAAATATACGGGATTTGCCTTTGGCCTTGGTATGGAACGGGTTGCCATGCTCAAATACGGAATTGATGATATCAGAAAATATTTCGAAAACGATATGCGTTTTCTAGGGCAGTTTTAA
- a CDS encoding deoxyguanosinetriphosphate triphosphohydrolase: MNTINAKIKQNPSIREIFQQREHNFLSRYGTPSTSGKRRQPDVTPGNIRTPFQLDRDRIVYSNAFRRLKYKTQVFLSPLGDHYRTRLTHTLEVSETARNIARAMRLNEDLAEAVALGHDLGHTPFGHAGETALIQVYSSGFSHSDQSLRVVDILENRGKGLNLTTQVRDGILKHSKGFGNIIPATPGETAFTIEGRIVRVADIIAYLNHDLDDALRGKVISRDEVPDICKRKLGTTHSARASTMMEQLVYNSGPKNGEFILNMGEDTMEAMTILRKFLFEKVYRSPAVHGEFVKAKKVIIGLYNYFMENPEEMQKELEKMEMAPWDSTKNKLKRSVCDVIASMTDRYALKLYTRLFFPKPLV, encoded by the coding sequence ATGAATACAATAAACGCAAAAATAAAACAAAACCCCAGTATCCGGGAAATCTTCCAGCAACGGGAGCATAACTTCCTGTCAAGATACGGCACCCCCAGCACCAGCGGTAAACGAAGGCAGCCTGATGTGACCCCCGGAAATATCAGAACCCCTTTTCAGCTGGACCGGGATCGAATTGTATACTCCAATGCCTTCAGGCGTTTAAAATACAAAACCCAAGTCTTTCTATCGCCGTTGGGAGACCATTACCGAACCCGGCTTACCCACACCCTTGAGGTTTCTGAAACGGCAAGGAATATTGCCCGTGCCATGCGCCTGAACGAAGATCTTGCCGAAGCGGTTGCTCTTGGCCATGACTTAGGACATACACCTTTTGGGCATGCCGGAGAAACGGCCCTGATACAAGTATACTCCTCCGGATTTAGCCATTCCGATCAGAGCTTAAGGGTGGTGGATATACTGGAAAACAGAGGAAAAGGCCTAAATCTTACCACCCAGGTCAGAGACGGCATTCTCAAACACTCCAAGGGCTTCGGAAACATCATTCCAGCCACACCCGGCGAAACCGCGTTCACCATTGAAGGGCGGATCGTACGTGTCGCCGACATTATTGCCTACCTGAACCATGACCTTGATGATGCGTTGCGTGGCAAGGTAATCTCCAGGGATGAGGTGCCTGACATCTGCAAACGAAAACTTGGCACAACCCACTCCGCCCGCGCATCTACAATGATGGAGCAGTTGGTTTACAACAGCGGGCCCAAAAATGGAGAATTCATTTTGAACATGGGCGAGGACACCATGGAGGCCATGACGATCCTAAGAAAATTTCTCTTTGAAAAAGTGTACCGTTCGCCGGCGGTTCATGGAGAATTTGTAAAGGCAAAAAAAGTAATTATCGGTCTTTACAATTACTTCATGGAAAATCCCGAGGAAATGCAAAAAGAACTGGAAAAAATGGAAATGGCCCCATGGGATTCAACAAAAAACAAACTGAAACGCTCGGTGTGTGATGTTATTGCCTCCATGACAGACCGGTACGCACTTAAATTGTACACACGTCTGTTCTTCCCTAAACCACTGGTTTAA
- the rimP gene encoding ribosome maturation factor RimP, giving the protein MAFINIKKPGVVEQQIQAVAEPLIDSLGMELVHIECVVHNRQKFVRIYMDKPNGVGLDDCVAVSRELGDLIDIHIEDIGPYRLEVSSPGPNRPLKTKADFIRFQGERIKIETHEVMEGRKKFTGILEKTNDDSVTIAVDGKSLDISGTNIMRAILAGQ; this is encoded by the coding sequence ATGGCATTTATAAATATCAAAAAACCCGGTGTCGTTGAACAGCAGATTCAGGCTGTGGCTGAGCCCCTGATTGATTCTTTGGGAATGGAGCTGGTGCACATTGAATGTGTTGTCCATAATCGGCAAAAGTTTGTCCGCATTTATATGGACAAGCCCAACGGGGTTGGCCTGGATGACTGTGTGGCAGTCAGCCGGGAACTTGGGGATCTGATCGATATCCATATTGAGGATATTGGTCCTTACCGCCTGGAAGTATCATCCCCTGGGCCAAATCGCCCCTTGAAGACAAAGGCGGATTTTATCAGATTCCAGGGTGAACGAATAAAAATTGAAACCCATGAAGTCATGGAGGGAAGAAAAAAATTCACCGGGATTCTTGAGAAGACTAATGATGATTCTGTAACGATTGCAGTTGACGGCAAGTCCTTAGATATTTCCGGAACCAATATCATGAGAGCAATTCTTGCGGGTCAGTAA
- the infC gene encoding translation initiation factor IF-3 — MLRREVKISKRVKQDQTRVNKGIRATEVRVIGSDGEQIGVLPIAEALRIAQSDELDLVEVSPDARPPVCKIMDHGKYKYELTKKKQEAKRKQKSVQIKEIKVRPKTGDHDLETKVRHVDKFISNGDKVKITLVFRGREFMLREQANVILEKIVEMTKDFAQVEQFPKFEGRVITMLLGPK, encoded by the coding sequence GTGCTTCGGCGGGAGGTAAAAATATCTAAGCGAGTTAAGCAGGATCAGACAAGAGTGAATAAGGGGATCAGAGCCACTGAGGTAAGGGTTATCGGTTCTGATGGTGAACAGATAGGGGTTCTGCCTATTGCTGAGGCGTTGCGTATTGCCCAAAGCGATGAGTTGGATTTGGTTGAAGTGTCTCCGGATGCCAGGCCGCCTGTCTGCAAAATAATGGATCATGGAAAGTATAAGTACGAGCTGACTAAGAAAAAACAGGAAGCCAAAAGGAAACAAAAAAGTGTCCAGATCAAGGAGATCAAAGTTCGTCCCAAAACAGGCGATCATGATCTTGAAACCAAGGTCCGGCACGTAGATAAATTTATTTCCAATGGTGATAAGGTGAAAATAACCCTGGTTTTCAGAGGACGCGAGTTTATGCTCAGGGAGCAGGCCAACGTCATTTTGGAAAAAATAGTGGAAATGACCAAAGACTTTGCCCAGGTAGAACAGTTTCCCAAGTTTGAAGGACGGGTCATTACCATGCTGCTTGGTCCCAAGTAA
- the rpmI gene encoding 50S ribosomal protein L35, producing the protein MPKIKTCRAAAKRFEKTGSGKYKFRKSHASHILTKKTTKRKRSLRQPQIVADCDMKSVRRMLPHG; encoded by the coding sequence ATGCCAAAAATTAAGACATGCCGTGCGGCTGCCAAGCGGTTTGAAAAAACCGGGTCAGGTAAGTACAAATTCCGCAAATCCCATGCCAGCCATATTTTGACCAAAAAGACCACTAAGCGGAAGAGAAGTCTTCGCCAGCCCCAGATTGTTGCAGACTGTGATATGAAATCAGTCCGCCGGATGCTGCCCCACGGCTAA
- a CDS encoding nucleoside deaminase encodes MDYSFFMEQALEQAGKAFEQGQFPVGCVIVQDDQVIASGSRAGTSGDLSFFSEIDHAEIRALKALESSDVRFIPDRAVLFCTMEPCLMCYAAIILSGIRTLVFAYEDVMGGGTGLDRRDLAPLYRDAQMTIVPNVLRKKSLDLFHNFFNKDANLYWKDSLLESYTLDQWRKSEG; translated from the coding sequence TTGGATTATTCTTTTTTTATGGAGCAGGCCCTTGAACAGGCCGGTAAAGCCTTTGAGCAGGGGCAGTTTCCTGTTGGGTGTGTGATTGTTCAAGATGATCAGGTGATTGCCTCGGGTTCCAGGGCCGGAACGTCGGGGGATTTATCTTTTTTCAGTGAGATTGACCATGCAGAGATACGTGCGCTCAAGGCCCTTGAATCTTCGGATGTCCGCTTTATCCCGGACCGGGCTGTGCTGTTTTGCACCATGGAGCCCTGTCTGATGTGTTATGCCGCAATTATTCTGTCCGGTATCCGGACGCTGGTATTTGCCTATGAAGATGTGATGGGAGGAGGGACCGGACTGGATAGACGGGATCTGGCACCGTTATATAGAGACGCGCAAATGACGATCGTTCCCAATGTGCTGCGTAAAAAAAGTCTTGATCTTTTCCATAATTTTTTTAATAAAGATGCTAACTTATACTGGAAAGACAGCCTTCTGGAGTCATATACGCTTGATCAATGGCGTAAGTCGGAGGGTTGA
- the rplT gene encoding 50S ribosomal protein L20, which produces MRVKRGFKARRRRNKVLKLAKGFRGGRSKLYRTAADAVDKALMYAYRDRRARKRDFRKLWIVRINAGARMNELSYSRFMNGLKLAGSELDRKVLADLAVSDPAGFSQLASQASAKLN; this is translated from the coding sequence ATGAGAGTTAAAAGAGGATTCAAAGCAAGAAGGCGCCGCAACAAGGTGCTTAAGCTGGCAAAAGGTTTCAGGGGTGGAAGAAGCAAGCTCTACAGAACTGCTGCCGACGCAGTGGACAAGGCATTAATGTATGCCTATAGAGACCGTCGGGCAAGAAAAAGAGATTTCAGGAAATTGTGGATTGTACGTATCAATGCCGGCGCACGGATGAATGAATTGTCCTATTCCCGGTTCATGAACGGACTAAAACTTGCCGGCAGCGAGTTGGACAGAAAAGTCCTGGCTGATTTGGCTGTATCCGATCCCGCAGGGTTCTCCCAGCTGGCTTCCCAGGCTTCTGCCAAACTGAACTAA
- a CDS encoding YkgJ family cysteine cluster protein, translated as MTHIPEHFSPLVQLYHDMDKAWNQVAQQYGFQCNGCEDNCCLSLFFHHTHAEASFLEFGLQTLPSNDQKHVLTLSRDYCRQTFSEAAKNQNPPGSQKIPCPLLKTDRCSLYNFRPMICRLHGLPHELHKPGFNVIKGPGCDAGKFDSRTYVPFDRTPFYKQMAVIEMNFRQLTGKTGKIKKTIAQILVDSMPR; from the coding sequence ATGACACATATCCCGGAACATTTTTCACCCCTGGTCCAGCTTTACCATGATATGGATAAAGCCTGGAATCAGGTTGCGCAACAATATGGATTTCAATGCAACGGCTGTGAAGACAACTGCTGCCTGTCTCTTTTTTTTCACCACACCCACGCAGAAGCATCTTTTCTGGAATTTGGATTGCAGACATTACCCAGCAACGACCAGAAGCATGTGCTAACGCTTAGCCGGGACTACTGCCGTCAAACCTTTTCTGAAGCTGCGAAAAATCAAAACCCGCCGGGATCCCAAAAAATCCCTTGCCCCTTGCTCAAAACAGATCGGTGCAGCCTTTACAACTTTCGACCAATGATCTGCCGGTTGCACGGATTGCCCCATGAGCTTCACAAACCTGGATTTAATGTTATAAAAGGACCTGGCTGTGATGCCGGAAAATTTGACAGCCGTACATATGTCCCTTTTGACCGGACCCCGTTTTATAAACAGATGGCTGTTATAGAAATGAATTTCAGGCAGCTGACAGGTAAAACCGGAAAAATAAAAAAAACCATTGCCCAGATTCTCGTAGATTCAATGCCCAGGTAG
- a CDS encoding LysR substrate-binding domain-containing protein, giving the protein MILTLRQLELFLALVKTPHLSQVAKDFGLTQSAVSMSIKSLEETLGKLLFDRIHKRLVVNENGRYFFRMVEPLVLGLLESEAMFRDQDLVGDIKVGASSSIANYILPQIIYEFAELYKGVHVEKITGNTIEIGKLIEDGDVDIGFVEADYNSSEIEREVLGLDELYVVTGDPDLVRDEDYRMDELLSKRWILREEGSGTREVFLYHIEKYKKRFKPFLEVGHTEAVKSVLGNKGALSCLSRISVMNELLSGQLFRLKIKDFKFSRSFYTIWHKEKYFSSVLQEFIYYTKERYKAVYEHQAHAH; this is encoded by the coding sequence ATGATATTGACACTAAGGCAACTTGAACTATTTCTTGCGCTTGTGAAGACACCCCATTTAAGTCAGGTGGCCAAGGATTTCGGTTTGACCCAGTCGGCAGTATCCATGTCCATAAAATCACTTGAAGAGACTCTTGGGAAACTATTGTTCGACCGCATCCACAAAAGGCTGGTGGTCAATGAAAACGGGCGCTATTTTTTCAGGATGGTGGAACCCCTTGTTTTAGGACTGCTGGAAAGCGAGGCCATGTTCAGGGATCAGGATTTGGTGGGAGATATCAAGGTGGGTGCCAGTTCCTCCATTGCAAACTATATCCTTCCCCAGATTATTTATGAGTTTGCAGAGCTGTATAAAGGGGTCCATGTGGAAAAAATAACCGGTAATACCATAGAGATCGGCAAGCTTATTGAAGACGGTGATGTGGATATCGGGTTTGTTGAAGCAGACTACAACAGCTCCGAGATTGAGCGGGAAGTGCTTGGCCTTGATGAGCTCTATGTGGTGACGGGTGATCCGGATCTTGTGCGTGACGAAGATTACCGCATGGACGAGCTTTTATCAAAACGCTGGATTCTCCGGGAGGAGGGGTCCGGTACCCGGGAGGTTTTCCTTTATCATATAGAAAAGTATAAAAAACGATTTAAGCCCTTTCTTGAAGTGGGACATACGGAAGCTGTGAAATCGGTGCTTGGAAACAAGGGGGCGCTAAGCTGTCTGTCCAGAATTTCCGTAATGAACGAGCTTTTGTCCGGGCAGTTATTTCGTCTAAAAATAAAAGATTTTAAATTTTCCCGTTCCTTTTACACCATCTGGCATAAGGAAAAATATTTTTCGTCTGTTCTTCAGGAATTTATATATTATACAAAGGAGCGTTATAAGGCGGTGTATGAACATCAGGCCCATGCCCATTAA